The Sabethes cyaneus chromosome 1, idSabCyanKW18_F2, whole genome shotgun sequence DNA segment TCAGACCTCTCAGCTCAGTTTCAGTTTACCAAGAAGCTGCATTTGCTGCGTCAACAAGGCATCGTAATGCAAAAATTAGCTTCCACCGACGGTTGGCCACTGCTGTCACAAGAGCAACAGAATGCCATTATCGCTCAACATATGGCCCAATTACAGTTGAACGATAGTATGTTAATATCACCCTCGCTCCCAGCGCCGGCCAGCTCAACAAATCCCCCCAATCCAGCAAGTATTTTCGGTGGTGTGCCGCCACAAGAATCGCTAGTCAATCTTAAGCAGgctcagcaacaacaacagcagcaagcccaagcacaacaacagcagcagcaaccccAACCTGGGCCGCCCCATCCGGTGCTAGATCAACTGCAGAAAGCCAACAGCCTAAGCAGCGCGTTTCAGAAGATACAACTACCTGATTTTGGGCAGCCACAATCCGGACGGCCAATGCTAGGTAAGATCGTTGTTtcagaattttattattttgtagAAAACGATTATGACCGGCCCTGATAACACTTCCTAGAGAACAttattaataaaaattgtcacCTAATTTCAGGTAATCTAAGCGTAGATTCTTCTGCTGGGCATGATCACTTAGGACAGCTGATTCACAACATCAACTTCAATCATCAACCTCCAGTACAAAACCTCCCGCTTGGAGCAAATATGTTGTTGAAACATAACTTAATCGGAAACTTGACGCAGCAGcaacaccaacaacaacaacaacaacagcagcagcagcagcaacagcaaccccAACAACCACCAGCACCTAAGCAGAGTATAGAAAATGATCCTATTCAGTCACTTCTAATGCAACTGTCAATGCATAAACAGCAACAACCCGCACCTGTTCCACCAGCAAAGGCACCAGTAGAACTGATATCTCCATGGTTACAAACACAATCGATGGCCCCGCAACAGCAGTCAAGCTTGCGTCCATTGAGTAGCGGATGGGGCGATCTACCACCAACGAGTACCTCCTCGTTTGGCTCGCTAATACCTCCGCAACCTCAATCTCAGCCGCAACCACACATGAGTAGCAGCCATCCACTTGTCAACGCAGGTAGTGTGGCAAATGAGCCACAAGCACCATCGGTTGTATCGCTGTTCAAGCACCATCAACAGGTAGATAAACAAAATCAAGAAAAGTTAGCGTCTGAGTCTCAACAGCAACAGCAtttgcagcaacagcagcaacaacaacaacttcaGCATCAACAATTACAGCAACAAACCAGCCATCATCATCACCAGCAGcaattgcagcagcagcagcagcaacaacaacaacaacagcagcaacagcaacaacaacagcaacagcagccgcTACATTTGCCGCCTCAACAACAAGTGAATCATCATCAAAGTCAACAATTCGAACGTAATCAACAGAAACAAATAATTGATAACATTGTTTCTCAGCAGCAACAATATGTCTCCAAACCGGTCAAGCCGGATGATAAAAAGGAGCATGAACATTACAACATTCAAGTGCAGCAGCAACATCAGgctcaacagcagcaacagccgaTTCAGCAGCAACCAGCTCCACACTTTCAGCAAAATGCAAAACCTGACAAACAAAATGTCAAACTGATGAACCATAAAACTGCGAACAATGTCGATAGCGAAGAACAGccaaatgtaaataaaaattcCTCGCAGAAGGGAAATAAAAAGCAGCATCCCAATCAGCAGCAGCTCCATAAGCAACATCATCTAGACGACGAGCAGGGAGAATTCATCAATCTCAAGAAAGAGATGGAAgaaaaaaagcgccagaaggagctAAAAAAGCAACAACAGGAAGAACTCAAGCGCAAGCAGctggaagaaaaaaagaaacaagaaGAGCTGGAAACTCAGAAGAAGGCAAAACTGTTGGAGATTCAACGTCGAGAGGCAATCAAAATTCAagagcagcaacaacaaccgcCTAGGCCGGTCACCAAAATCGCACCATGGTCTGCGACGGCTGTCGAAACTGTCAACAGTGGACCTAGCCTGGCTGAAATTCAAAAGGCAGAACGAGAACGACGTGCTGCCTTAGCCCGCCAGGAGCAATCGCTGCgagagcagcagcaacagcaggagATGATGGAACTTCAATCCCAGCTTGACAGCAAACTTAAGTGGAACGCTCAGAATATTTTGCCGCAAAACATCAAATCTCTTGCTGAGATTCAAGCTGAAGAAGCCGCAGCTGCTGAACGTACTCGCGAAAAGAATGCTGCCGCCATTACTGCAGCTGCAATTGCAGCTTCCTCTTCGAAACAGTCGAAGAAAGATGATTTGCTCGGAACGGCTGTCTGGCAGAGTCACGGTAACGTTCTTACCTGGAACACCACCAAGCTTTGGGGTCATTCTGGAGATGAAAACCTGATGAGCTCCAGTGGTTTCTGGGAGGAACCGAATCCTTCAGCCAAGAATGGCCGTCACAAGCAAAATCAGCAACAGTCTGCTCAGCATCAACAGCAGGCCCAGAATCAGAAGCAAATGCTGAGCAAGAGCAAAACAATGGGCAGTATCTCGACCGTTTCTTCTTCGAATGCAGTTGCAGCTgcgaagcagcaacagcaaaagaatcaacaacaacaacaacaacaaggcaAAAATCCTATTGCCCACAAAGGACCCAACACCGGCAAAAATGCGCCCGGGCCGTCCAATGCCGGCGGTGAACGGAAGGAACGTGCTTCGGTGCCGGATCAGACTAGCGAGTTTACAAGCTGGTGTACCCGGGCACTGACTTCGCTGAACAGTAACGTTGATAGTAAGTTGACATTGTATAAGCATTCGCGTCGTACTTGAAGTGTTGACCGTTTTGTTTCTTGTTACAGTTCCAATTTTTGTTGGCTTTCTTCAAGATATTGAATCACCGTTCGAAGTTAAGGATTACATTCGACTGTATCTTGGTAAGTATGGTATTCAATTGAAGTCGGTCGTCGAAAACTGCTAAACCGCTATCCGCCTCGATCATGCAGAACTACCAGGAGAGTCAATCGCACACAATAGTGCGCTCTCGAGAAAGTTCAAATTTTGCTATGAATCGCCGAATACCATAAACGAGTCGTCTTACTCTACACGTAAAATACCTATTAGATATCTTCTCAACGTCACTATagcttttgtcatctttttattaaaacactagctgacccgacaaacttcgtattgccacaaattaaactgtgctgtacataaatcgtgagtctcggatgaccttcgtcacaatctcgagtttgcaagtttctgaggagtttatgggtggtttaatatacaaatttcctcacagtaaagtagaaaacaactccccccattgcttagcctgataaaataaagcggatagcattaaaatatgcgccatgattatataacatttcgccgaataccattttgcggaacaccacttctcggttgaccataacgcggaatataaagtttcgcggaataccactcgctgttgctcgttcggacccaattgAAAgatagtaatagaggtcagtagacctagaaaaataaataaacctagacagaggtgaaaTCTGTGGGCTGGCTACCACCTCGCAGTGGCCTGCACTTCTGACGGCAAGTCGCCGACAACACTCCCGGGCTGCGGCcgactcgccctgaatcatctagtgttgctattgatagtttttggtggtcttgttattgactaatgttttatggaagagtctaaaatttctcgagttcgattagtttttgagttaagcaaaaatttctgttttatttgattgaGAGTCCTTGTCCCCTTAccgcaggggtgaggggtcttaaaccatcataaaaatccCTGCCGCTAAAaccccccaaatgccaaatttggttccatttgcttgactagttctagagttatgagagaatttgtatttcatttgtatggaagcctccccttCCTAAAAAGGAGAGGTgtccttattcatcatagaaaaatttctttcctccaaaaacatccacatgctaaattttgttccatttgcttgattagttcccgagttatgcagaaatttgtgtttcatttgtatgggagcccccctcttagtgaggggaggggtctctaaccatcataagcatCTAACCAtctaaccttccctggccccaaaaacctctacaagcaaattttcacgccgatcggttcagtagttttcgattctataaggaacataccaacagacagacagacagaaatcccttTTTATACAGATACAAAGTTTCAGACGTAGCACTTTACGACATAAATGTTTATGGTTTTGTGGAAAAAGATTTCGTAGAAAAAATTAATTGGGCAATATTGTTTTAATAGGTTTGCTTTATTCAGCAGTTGTTTCAAATTCTTTACTTGGAGGCTTTATTGAGTAAATCTAAACGCATCTATTTATAAGGTTCTATTCTCTGGTTCTATTACAGGTGAAACCAAAGAATGCTCCGAATTTGCTAGGCAGTTTCTGGAAAGACGCTCCAAATACAAAAACCTGATGCGCCAAAAGAACGCACACATTGACGATATGTGCAAACCGGCTCCGGCCATCAATCCTTCTTCTAATGATTTTCAGGAAATCAAAGTAAGCCGCAAAAAGAACTTTAAACAGATCAACATAATCTAACACAACCGTTACTCCCGCAGGGCAAGGGCAAGAAggtgaagaaaaacaaaatgacCAAGCTTGATAACCGAATTTTGGGTTTCTCGGTAACTGCAGCTCCCGACCGCTTGAACGTGGGTGATCGTGACTATGGCGATAACGCCTAAGGTGTAATCAATTCCCATCCTTCACATCGTAGTACCACAACAGGAGATGAGAAAAACACACATTTACGATAAACGCCACCAGAAAAGGGTGGCTTTGTGTTGCTTTTGTTCAGTTTGTAGTAATAGCAAAAATATCTCGGTTACTCTTAAAACATAACATTCAAGCTCTTGGCATCGCGTAAATATACAAAGTCATAATGATAGGCCCATTTACTCGCATATAAAAACAATCGCCTAGCTTAGAAATAAGAtacaaaaaacgtaaaatcatTGAAGGTTAAACGGTAATGAACTGGTTTCTACGTGCAAGGAttttaaattagtttttctttttcataatGTCCATTAAAAGTTTCGCTTGATGGTCGGTTTTGTGTTTTGTGCGTCcagttttagttattttttcatcCTTATCCTATTTCGGACAAAGTTCTCTATTCTGTCGCTGCTATCAGTTCTAACAGATAGTGTTTGCCTTACATTAACAGAACTAAAATTTTGCCTTTATATGGTCTGAAAATGGTTGTCGATTTAATTTTGAGCTGGTTTCTGGGCTGTGGTTGCTGAAAAAAGAAATCTTATCAAAGTATCACATGCGTATGCTAGACTGTACGATTATTGTACATTGAATATTATTAAACAGATCACCAATATGATATATGGTTTTAAAGTGTATTTGTGTTTAGTTCGGTATAGATTTACCATATCTGCAAAATGATAATAAAAAGCGGTTCTCTGTTAGACGGTTATTCTCCGCTGCTGTAATAGGCCCTACGCCTATGTTTTCTCTATTTACACATCAGATGAAACTAGAAAAATTATGATTTGAAAGACAGTCAACGTAGCAAAAACATTTGAAATTTAGTTCTAACAAAATATTTGATGAAACGATTGCATACTCAGACAAACTGTTATGAATATTGAATAACTCACAACTGTTAGAACCAGTGTCAGTGTCAATTGTaaattaacttatcaaaagacaaacaaaatttaaaactatTTTGTTTAGAATAATGAAATTAAATCAGTCGTGTTAATCTCTTGTATTTTTCTAGTAACTTGTTTCAGTGAAAGAAAAACATTTAGAACAAATCCAAAGCAATTTGTTTAATGATCGTAGAGTGGTCTCAGCACTGCATTAAAGCTAGATACAGCTCATAACGCAGAGGAGGCAAATTATGCTGTTACAGCCATTGGTACAGTTTTATTAAATGATGCCAAAACATTTCGAGGGTGCCAAGATACTAGTACGAATAGCACAGAAATACAGCAAACCGTATTTGGTGAATATAAAATGgagggattttttaaataatcattTAGATGTTTACGAATTTGTACttaaagaaaaatgaaatcACAACAACAGTTTTATTAGTTTCCATTTCAGTATACGAAAAATTGATAttcgattttctttttctaaTAATGTGATTTCTATCAATGTGACAATAAAATGGACGGGACCATATTTTGCATCCCTCTGCGTAGCATGTGATTCGTGTATAAAACTTGCTCTGACAatagtatttttagtattttcattgtttttttcctgtaaTGTTTGAAAAACGGCAATATGTGCTTTTTAGTTGATTCATAAACCAGCGCGCTGCTTATAAACAAATATCTACAGCCTTCAATTTTTAGTTAACTTCTTCCTATTGCAATATTGGCACAGTCTTTACAACAGAACCAACCACTGGCCCAAGCTGTGTCAGGTTAGAAAGTCTGATAAATTATTACCCATATATTACTTTAGTTATTTTGCTTTAACAATAAATTACTTCatcgaatttaattttttttatccaaTTTCATAGACAGAGAgatatcaaacaaaaaatacctAACCAACCCACAGCAATGAATAGACAAAAGTAGAATTATAAAAACgagatacaaatataaaatagcATACGTTGAAAACACGCCTCCCAAAGCAGATAGTGtttcaaaaattgaaacaaGAGCAAACAAACGTTCTAAATGTGTGTTTTTTGAATCGTCAACGTGCCGTCAAAGTAGAAACCGGAATGAAAAAAGGCGATAGGATCATTATAGACCCAGTTTTAAGTTGAaggaaaaacaacaataaaaaatcgACAACTGTTATTGCAACTATTATTACATCTTTAGCTATTATTaggataacaaaaaaaaagaaaggaaaagggAACGGAACGATCGTGTGCACGAGCGCTGGAAGCAAACAACAACTAGCCATTTTTTGAATAAGAATTGAGCAGCCTTATAAAGGTGTGACCAGTCACAATACGTTATGAAGGGTTTTGCGATTTCACCTTCGTTGAAAACAAGTCAGGATGGGCCAATCCGGAATGGGCATGATGTTGAAAAGGGAGAAATTAGCAAAGCCAGTGAAACCAAAAGAAGTACTAAACTACTAAGCGGAACAGAGAGCTTCCATCACATTGCCGCAAGCGTGTGAACTAAGAACACCGGAAACTCAATCACAAAACGGTTAAGCAACATAGGAAACGACGTTGATACTACTGATAACTATTGAACTATTGATTTTTTCATTTCAGTTATAGGCTAGGGTTCAGGGCAGTTGAGACATTGTTTAATACCGATTGAACAGAACATTGATGAGCTAAGCTATTATAACAtaacacaataaaataaaaaaaaaacgaataaacaACTCTTCATATAAAACAAGTTTTGATGATGAtaacgacgatgacgatgattatgatgatgatgatgatgatgatgatgatgctgattaATCGTTTTACTATATTTGTTTACTATTACCCTTATTATACACCAACCATTATTTCTTTCTATTGAACAATGGACTTATCCCAGATTTATCGTCTGGGCTAACAAAAGCAAACGAGCGCGACTAGAAGCGCACGTTAGAAAGGGCTTTTCTTCGTGAAGACAGAGAGGCAATGTAATTAGAAGCAGAtaaagaggaaaagaaaattGATGATAATTTACACAATTTCGTATATAAAGAAGGAATAAAAATTAGAAGTTATATATCCTTGAAAAAAAACTTgcttttgatgaaactttgaGTTTTGATACGGAAAATGAAGATACACCCTATGCCTGTGCCGTCGACcaaatttttgtcaaatttaGCGTTAACCAAGAGAAGTAGCTTTCAAACAAATTGTCAACGATCTGGACAACTGCAAATATTTACAGGATCATTCCGTGAAACCTGGCATAAAGATGGTTCGCAAAAAAGTTTGCAAAGGTTTGCATTACGGGAGAATGAGCCCAAATAGAGGAAGCATACTCTAAAAGGCGGTATGGCTGTTTCACGCACTCTTTAAAAATAATGGACGTAACTACCCTGGACAAAGCTGTGTGAACCAATTTGTCGAATACTTATTTTACTAATGCTACAACATATGAACAAACCACGATATGGTATATGGTTGGTATATGAATTATAACATTTGGACTTGTGAATTGACTATGGATTTCATTTCAAATGTCACTGAAAACGTTCTGTTTTGGAAGGTGAGATTTAAAACAACAGTATTAGCAATGCATGCGAAACGAGAAACGACGTAGTTCTTCAAAAACATTGGAAGCCAGGTTGGCTGCCCCGAAtcaaatcgacattttcaagaTTCTTCTGAGTTTTTTTTGAGGAAGAGTAACATGTAGCACATTGGtattttagaacattttatgTTCGAAGCAATTTTGCTCGAGTTCATCACAGTACTTGGAAAACGAATGCATTTATAATGGCCATTCACTCCAACAGCCCATAAGTGATAGCGGATCAATTTGTTACAATCGCAACGGAATAAATCAAAACCATGCGAAAAATTGCATGACTGCTGTTGAGTCCTAAGTCACGTTTTCGTGAAAATTAGCGATACGGCATACCCTTAACTGGATAACACTAAACGCCGTCAAGCAATTCTAGTCCTCGAACCTCTGTCGTTCTGATAATACACAAAAGGCATGTGCCCGAATATGTGCCACCATGGGATGGGCACAACAGGGCGCGAcgtttaagttggatatatcTGCTGTGAAAAACAATTCACTATTAGCGTTGCCTATATTAGGTTAAGGTGCCGAAATCTCAGGACATGAAGCAACCTTTGGTATCAAACTATGGGAGTGACACGGGACCGGTTTGACCAATAAACGATAAACTTTGATCTTACTATAGTAGCTGgcaaagagtgaacaagtgcaAATCTATCCCCTATATTCACTAACTTCTACTCCTACTTTACGAGGTACTGGCAGGgtgtttttttaaaatattttataaatcattaaatatgcgtcctcgCGACAAACAGTCTTTATAGAAAACTAGCTGACTCGGCAAACTTTGTATtcccacaaattaaactgcgctgtacataaataaataagtaaatttcggatgatctttgtcacgatctcgagttttgcaagttcctGAGGAGTTCAATCTTTGATGATtcaagtaatagaggtcagtagacctagaaaaacaaataaacctagacaaagGTGCTACTTTTTTGCTGGGGGCtgccatttgtatgggagccttccTTTTAGAGGt contains these protein-coding regions:
- the LOC128732684 gene encoding GIGYF family protein Gyf isoform X1 translates to MGDAINFGPAWLRKVATFDSNAVSSIGGPPHSNNNNNSNTGTSNNQSSSNNNNNSSSSISAGGGGGSTNLSTVNATTVAVAAVAAATVAATAATTTTRYPLAEFRYGREEMLALFDVKAVKTPEILVNFKNLYVEKVQCPLALTPCTDDDVVPEPDTRRVWQSRSISLGVPGRGARGGSVDRGRGRGRGLYLGYQRSTSFYDDESRSVGRGERPWLERNGTSGTLGGGGGGSGIAGNETDWNSSTSSPRKEFGTRPRPANIENWRRSRPDDEPSTTDWRSSSINTANSLSSGSSLRDKWTRSTSWREEDSGTSDVSGINRSGGLNSSHSPATSERVIPNSGTYKPRLSALSGSGTGDLNTSAGSTTSGSINTSRRHWDTEDQLPEWATENPSDYGGSFDASGAFHDSDNDIDGRLEDDISKEENHVDRKGSSDTSSRKSVSSKEGSATKEDLPNHVPENDEPDDEPHKDVKPEDETLAEQRIDAEVSRSKEDAISVKGLSSSRESVNSHLPPVPVEIPKVSHETAVESDMQRTNPNSSANSGKVSESHNSSAEIQRRDEPKKSASSSSVDRMQEVADDMVAQLIMDDEYTGGSDTDPAPVPRSIDKSPVLGTQIPINLLLPKDPVAMQQLFGGSSANSGNRNMLLTDVNRSILHGLGPQIPPVHPGSDMWYYRDPQGKVQGPFPASEMTEWYRAGYFDDSLSVRRAYDEVYTTLGTLVALCGGAIPFLNSMNIPPIKSNSVNSKQQQPPQPSPAPTSSFQQQKSASTLQHLHQPTQPHDSDLSAQFQFTKKLHLLRQQGIVMQKLASTDGWPLLSQEQQNAIIAQHMAQLQLNDSMLISPSLPAPASSTNPPNPASIFGGVPPQESLVNLKQAQQQQQQQAQAQQQQQQPQPGPPHPVLDQLQKANSLSSAFQKIQLPDFGQPQSGRPMLGNLSVDSSAGHDHLGQLIHNINFNHQPPVQNLPLGANMLLKHNLIGNLTQQQHQQQQQQQQQQQQQQPQQPPAPKQSIENDPIQSLLMQLSMHKQQQPAPVPPAKAPVELISPWLQTQSMAPQQQSSLRPLSSGWGDLPPTSTSSFGSLIPPQPQSQPQPHMSSSHPLVNAGSVANEPQAPSVVSLFKHHQQVDKQNQEKLASESQQQQHLQQQQQQQQLQHQQLQQQTSHHHHQQQLQQQQQQQQQQQQQQQQQQQQQPLHLPPQQQVNHHQSQQFERNQQKQIIDNIVSQQQQYVSKPVKPDDKKEHEHYNIQVQQQHQAQQQQQPIQQQPAPHFQQNAKPDKQNVKLMNHKTANNVDSEEQPNVNKNSSQKGNKKQHPNQQQLHKQHHLDDEQGEFINLKKEMEEKKRQKELKKQQQEELKRKQLEEKKKQEELETQKKAKLLEIQRREAIKIQEQQQQPPRPVTKIAPWSATAVETVNSGPSLAEIQKAERERRAALARQEQSLREQQQQQEMMELQSQLDSKLKWNAQNILPQNIKSLAEIQAEEAAAAERTREKNAAAITAAAIAASSSKQSKKDDLLGTAVWQSHGNVLTWNTTKLWGHSGDENLMSSSGFWEEPNPSAKNGRHKQNQQQSAQHQQQAQNQKQMLSKSKTMGSISTVSSSNAVAAAKQQQQKNQQQQQQQGKNPIAHKGPNTGKNAPGPSNAGGERKERASVPDQTSEFTSWCTRALTSLNSNVDIPIFVGFLQDIESPFEVKDYIRLYLGETKECSEFARQFLERRSKYKNLMRQKNAHIDDMCKPAPAINPSSNDFQEIKGKGKKVKKNKMTKLDNRILGFSVTAAPDRLNVGDRDYGDNA
- the LOC128732684 gene encoding GIGYF family protein Gyf isoform X2, encoding MGDAINFGPAWLRKVATFDSNAVSSIGGPPHSNNNNNSNTGTSNNQSSSNNNNNSSSSISAGGGGGSTNLSTVNATTVAVAAVAAATVAATAATTTTRYPLAEFRYGREEMLALFDVKAVKTPEILVNFKNLYVEKVQCPLALTPCTDDDVVPEPDTRRVWQSRSISLGVPGRGARGGSVDRGRGRGRGLYLGYQRSTSFYDDESRSVGRGERPWLERNGTSGTLGGGGGGSGIAGNETDWNSSTSSPRKEFGTRPRPANIENWRRSRPDDEPSTTDWRSSSINTANSLSSGSSLRDKWTRSTSWREEDSGTSDVSGINRSGGLNSSHSPATSERVIPNSGTYKPRLSALSGSGTGDLNTSAGSTTSGSINTSRRHWDTEDQLPEWATENPSDYGGSFDASGAFHDSDNDIDGRLEDDISKEENHVDRKGSSDTSSRKSVSSKEGSATKEDLPNHVPENDEPDDEPHKDVKPEDETLAEQRIDAEVSRSKEDAISVKGLSSSRESVNSHLPPVPVEIPKVSHETAVESDMQRTNPNSSANSGKVSESHNSSAEIQRRDEPKKSASSSSVDRMQEVADDMVAQLIMDDEYTGGSDTDPAPVPRSIDKSPVLGTQIPINLLLPKDPVAMQQLFGGSSANSGNRNMLLTDVNRSILHGLGPQIPPVHPGSDMWYYRDPQGKVQGPFPASEMTEWYRAGYFDDSLSVRRAYDEVYTTLGTLVALCGGAIPFLNSMNIPPIKSNSVNSKQQQPPQPSPAPTSSFQQQKSASTLQHLHQPTQPHDSDLSAQFQFTKKLHLLRQQGIVMQKLASTDGWPLLSQEQQNAIIAQHMAQLQLNDSMLISPSLPAPASSTNPPNPASIFGGVPPQESLVNLKQAQQQQQQQAQAQQQQQQPQPGPPHPVLDQLQKANSLSSAFQKIQLPDFGQPQSGRPMLGNLSVDSSAGHDHLGQLIHNINFNHQPPVQNLPLGANMLLKHNLIGNLTQQQHQQQQQQQQQQQQQQPQQPPAPKQSIENDPIQSLLMQLSMHKQQQPAPVPPAKAPVELISPWLQTQSMAPQQQSSLRPLSSGWGDLPPTSTSSFGSLIPPQPQSQPQPHMSSSHPLVNAGSVANEPQAPSVVSLFKHHQQQQQQQQQLQHQQLQQQTSHHHHQQQLQQQQQQQQQQQQQQQQQQQQQPLHLPPQQQVNHHQSQQFERNQQKQIIDNIVSQQQQYVSKPVKPDDKKEHEHYNIQVQQQHQAQQQQQPIQQQPAPHFQQNAKPDKQNVKLMNHKTANNVDSEEQPNVNKNSSQKGNKKQHPNQQQLHKQHHLDDEQGEFINLKKEMEEKKRQKELKKQQQEELKRKQLEEKKKQEELETQKKAKLLEIQRREAIKIQEQQQQPPRPVTKIAPWSATAVETVNSGPSLAEIQKAERERRAALARQEQSLREQQQQQEMMELQSQLDSKLKWNAQNILPQNIKSLAEIQAEEAAAAERTREKNAAAITAAAIAASSSKQSKKDDLLGTAVWQSHGNVLTWNTTKLWGHSGDENLMSSSGFWEEPNPSAKNGRHKQNQQQSAQHQQQAQNQKQMLSKSKTMGSISTVSSSNAVAAAKQQQQKNQQQQQQQGKNPIAHKGPNTGKNAPGPSNAGGERKERASVPDQTSEFTSWCTRALTSLNSNVDIPIFVGFLQDIESPFEVKDYIRLYLGETKECSEFARQFLERRSKYKNLMRQKNAHIDDMCKPAPAINPSSNDFQEIKGKGKKVKKNKMTKLDNRILGFSVTAAPDRLNVGDRDYGDNA